In one window of Acanthochromis polyacanthus isolate Apoly-LR-REF ecotype Palm Island chromosome 8, KAUST_Apoly_ChrSc, whole genome shotgun sequence DNA:
- the tmpob gene encoding thymopoietin b — protein sequence MAEFLEDPSVLTKDKLKNELTANNVPLPSGEHKKEVYVQLYLKNLTILNNKKSPPADTFSSDEELPAPVVSNKSRSGRKATKKTDKPRTEEVEVTDLTDEDLKQQLAKHGVETGPIVASTRKLYEKKLQKLLDQPPAEPEAPTDVTALPKADSNQNGNTNSDQYSDKEDEEIAAPEPEPVPVVEKPVRSRGKAPVTVRTSSRRQTKVVEEIITEETPKKASESVVEDILANEISTPTGISATCRRPIRGAAGRPVKPSEYWLDESRVQHSVHTESRSYSESLSRPSSNVSSGKAPVRRGFLSLLLKLLLLVVVCGSLYYAYQNLDSDQINTLRGLLDSVVVPLQGAVDTAAAYLGIGSSGAQESIGE from the exons ATGGCAGAATTCCTGGAAGACCCGTCGGTTCTCACGAAAGATAAGCTGAAGAATGAGCTTACAGCAAACAATGTGCCACTTCCCAGCGGTGAGCACAAAAAAGAAGTGTACGTGCAGCTGTATCTGAAAAACTTAACCATACtgaataacaagaaaagcccgCCTGCAGACACTTTCTCCAGCGACGAAGAGTTACCTGCCCCCGTGGTGTCAAACAAAAGTCGGTCTGGAAGA AAAGCTACCAAAAAGACAGATAAGCCTCGCACAGAGGAGGTGGAAGTGACAGATCTCACCGATGAAgatttaaaacagcagctggCAAAGCATGGTGTGGAGACAGGACCTATTGTTG CCTCTACCCGTAAGTTGTACGAGAAGAAGCTGCAGAAGCTTTTGGACCAGCCTCCAGCCGAACCTGAAGCTCCTACAGATGTCACAGCTCTCCCCAAGGCAGACAGCAACCAGAACGGCAACACAAACTCTGACCAGTACAGCGACAAAGAAGATG AGGAGATTGCCGCGCCTGAACCAGAGCCAGTTCCTGTAGTAGAGAAGCCTGTGAGGAGCAGAGGAAAAGCTCCTGTCACTgtcagaaccagcagcagacGACAAACCAAG GTGGTGGAGGAGATAATTACTGAAGAGACCCCTAAAAAGGCCAGCGAGAGTGTTGTTGAAGATATCCTTGCCAATGAAATAAGCACACCAACAGGCATCAG TGCAACCTGCAGACGTCCAATCAGAGGTGCAGCCGGTCGGCCTGTAAAACCAAGTGAGTACTGGCTGGACGAGTCCCGTGTCCAGCACAGTGTCCACACCGAGAGCCGCTCTTACTCTGAGTCTTTGTCCCGACCGAGCAGCAACGTTTCGTCAGGCAAAGCGCCTGTCCGACGAGGCTTCCTGTCCCTGTTGCTTAAGCTCCTGCTCCTTGTGGTGGTGTGCGGTTCTCTCTATTATGCCTACCAGAACCTGGATTCCGATCAGATCAACACCCTCAGAGGCCTCCTGGACAGCGTGGTCGTCCCGCTCCAAGGCGCTGTGGACACGGCAGCCGCCTACCTGGGCATCGGCAGCAGCGGTGCTCAGGAGAGCATCGGAGAGTAA